A genomic region of Papaver somniferum cultivar HN1 chromosome 7, ASM357369v1, whole genome shotgun sequence contains the following coding sequences:
- the LOC113297736 gene encoding mitogen-activated protein kinase kinase 5-like yields MRPIQPPPPLQSASSSPLPCGTNRTDSNRNRRRPGLTIPLPKRDTSSALPLPLPLPLPLPPSTSTSTSSSTTTTVSPQPTQLTQLSFSELDKERRIGSGSGGTVYKVKHKPTGKFFALKVIYGNHEEAVRKQICREIEILRQVNNPSVVNCHGMFDNNGEIQVLLEYMDGGSLEGIHISNERNLAHLSHQILLGLSYLHRHKIVHRDIKPSNLLINARKEVKIADFGVSRILAQTMDPCNSAVGTIAYMSPERINTDLNEGVYDGYAGDIWSLGVSILEFYLGKFPFNVSRQGDWASLMCAICIAPPPEAPPTASGEFRSFLSACLQREPSKRWTAEKLLLHPFITQNRVINISNQKSPNHDHQVHLLQQQLQHHQLLQQQQHPHPQQQNPQQQQQFLPPPQHLG; encoded by the coding sequence ATGAGACCGATTCAACCCCCACCACCATTACAATCAGCATCCTCATCACCATTACCATGCGGTACCAACAGAACCGATTCAAATCGAAATCGTCGTCGTCCTGGTTTAACAATCCCTTTACCGAAACGTGATACGTCTAGTGCTCTTCCTTTACCTCTCCCCCTCCCTCTACCTCTCCCTccttcaacatcaacatcaacatcctcatcaacaacaacaaccgtTTCACCACAACCAACTCAGTTAACTCAACTGAGTTTCTCGGAACTTGATAAAGAAAGAAGAATCGGTAGTGGAAGCGGTGGTACAGTTTATAAAGTAAAACATAAACCGACAGGGAAATTCTTTGCTTTGAAAGTGATCTATGGTAATCATGAAGAAGCAGTAAGAAAACAGATCTGTAGAGAAATCGAAATCTTAAGACAAGTTAATAACCCTAGCGTTGTTAATTGTCATGGTATGTTTGATAACAATGGTGAAATTCAAGTCTTATTAGAATACATGGATGGTGGTTCTTTAGAAGGTATTCATATCTCTAATGAAAGGAATTTAGCTCATTTATCGCATCAGATTCTATTGGGTTTATCATATTTACATCGTCATAAAATTGTTCACCGCGATATTAAGCCTTCCAATCTGTTGATTAACGCCCGAAAGGAAGTGAAAATTGCTGATTTTGGTGTTAGTAGAATCTTAGCACAAACAATGGATCCATGTAATTCAGCTGTAGGTACTATTGCTTATATGAGTCCTGAAAGAATCAATACAGATCTAAATGAAGGTGTTTATGATGGATATGCTGGTGATATATGGAGTTTGGGGGTTTCTATATTGGAATTTTATCTGGGTAAGTTTCCCTTTAATGTTAGTAGACAAGGTGACTGGGCTAGTTTGATGTGTGCTATTTGTATAGCACCACCACCTGAAGCACCACCAACTGCATCTGGAGAATTTAGATCGTTTTTATCAGCTTGTTTGCAAAGAGAACCATCTAAAAGATGGACTGCTGAGAAATTACTACTTCATCCATTTATAACCCAGAATAGGGTGATCAACATCTCAAATCAGAAGTCCCCAAATCATGATCATCAAGTCCATCTACTTCAACAGCAATTACAACACCATCAGttacttcaacaacaacaacatccacATCCACAACAGCAAAAcccacaacagcagcagcaatttcttcctcctcctcaaCATTTGGGTTGA